From one Triticum aestivum cultivar Chinese Spring chromosome 4B, IWGSC CS RefSeq v2.1, whole genome shotgun sequence genomic stretch:
- the LOC123093365 gene encoding E3 ubiquitin-protein ligase SPL2 — protein MSARDRETIEALARVAAALDGAVLGLGTAALAAASLAKYLAASGALRLIAEAPALAIPDLRYSLLAGLGDGESRLAVVRGLVRSPPGGTFLIPPGSREHCVVTRHTQTCLFGEWRGIFGWTFDLHALFFKSLKEQIITSSRWVPFGLVDPASEKSGEMVHVKFDGAVHQSLPLTTVYHKLIPVEQNSYTLFQTIVGNGYPIALLDEEKILPIGKEITAIGLCRLKNRSVEISLCPELPYFLSDLTKGEMEAEMSSRARFFFWVTVALGTVSVGLLGHAIYRLWERVKRHREAREAQERFHEADNEDDAGENGSDDEPGEMGDGQLCVICLRKRRRAAFVPCGHLVCCCNCAKRVELMDEPLCPVCRQDIQYMLRVYDS, from the exons ATGTCAGCGCGGGACCGGGAGACGATCGAGGCGCTCGCGCGCGTCGCGGCCGCGCTGGACGGGGCGGTGCTCGGCCTCGGCACGGCGGCGCTCGCGGCCGCGTCCCTGGCCAAGTACCTCGCCGCATCCGGGGCGCTCCGCCTCATCGCCGAGGCGCCGGCCCTGGCGATCCCCGACCTCCGCTACTCCCTCCTCGCGGGGCTCGGCGACGGCGAGTCGCGCCTCGCCGTCGTGCGGGGCCTCGTCCGCTCCCCGCCCGGGGGCACGTTCCTCATCCCCCCTGGCTCCCGCGAGCACTGCGTCGTCACCAGGCACACCCAGACG TGCTTGTTCGGCGAATGGAGAGGCATCTTTGGATGGACTTTTGACCTACATGCTCTCTTTTTTAAATCATTGAAAGAGCAAATTATAACATCATCTCGATGG GTTCCGTTTGGTCTTGTGGATCCTGCTTCCGAGAAATCAGGGGAAATGGTACATGTGAAGTTTGATGGGGCTGTTCATCAGTCATTACCTCTTACAACTGTGTATCACAAGCTTATCCCAGTTGAGCAAAATTCTTACACATTGTTTCAGACTATTGTTGGCAATGGCTATCCG ATTGCGTTATTGGATGAGGAAAAGATTCTTCCTATCGGAAAGGAGATTACAGCAATAGGCTTATGTCGATTAAAGAATCGAAGTGTTGAGATCAGCTTGTGCCCAGAGCTTCCATATTTCTT GTCTGACCTGACCAAGGGTGAGATGGAAGCCGAGATGTCCTCACGTGCTAGATTCTTCTTCTGGGTTACTGTTGCTCTTGGAACCGTGTCAGTTGGCTTACTAGGCCATGCCATTTACAG GTTATGGGAGAGAGTTAAACGGCACAGAGAGGCAAGAGAAGCTCAAGAAAGATTTCACGAGGCTGACAATGAAGATGATGCTGGAGAAAATGGTAGCGACGACGAGCCTGGTGAAATGGGAGATGGGCAGCTATGTGTCATATGCTTAAGGAAAAGAAGGCGGGCAGCTTTTGTTCCTTGTGGTCATCTTGTCTGCTGTTGCAACTGCGCGAAAAGGGTGGAACTCATGGATGAACCATTGTGCCCTGTGTGTAGGCAAGACATCCAATACATGCTCAGGGTTTATGACTCTTAA